One Hippoglossus hippoglossus isolate fHipHip1 chromosome 13, fHipHip1.pri, whole genome shotgun sequence genomic window carries:
- the LOC117772501 gene encoding olfactory receptor 11A1-like, protein MNSSHVSYFTLAAYDSGLLRHLFFIALICLYVVILCANVLLIVVICMNRSLHEPMYVFLCSLFVNELYGSTGLFPLLLLQILSDVHTVSRPLCFLQIFCLYTYANVEFCNLAVMSYDRYLAICCPLQYNTRMTVNRVALLIALIWLFPFLEVAVMICLSAPLQLCGNIINKVYCDNYNVVKLACSDTSVNNIYGIIYSTIIVGGVIFSVFFTYVKILKICLSGSKQTRQKAFSTCTPHLVSLLNFCFGGMFEVFQSRFNMRSVPNALRVFLSLYWITCQPLFSPVIYGLNLTKIRILCKSLLVGKM, encoded by the coding sequence ATGAACTCTTCACATGTTTCTTATTTCACTCTGGCTGCTTATGACTCTGGACTGTTGAGACACTTGTTCTTCATCGCTCTCATCTGTTTGTATGTTGTGATCCTTTGTGCCAACGTGCTGCTGATTGTCGTTATCTGTATGAACAGAAGTCTACATGAACCTATGtacgtgtttctgtgcagcctgtttgtaaatgaactgtatgGTAGCACAGGGTTGTTTCCTTTGCTCCTGCTTCAGATTCTCTCAGACGTTCACACTGTTTCTcgtcctctttgtttcctgcagatctTCTGTTTGTACACGTATGCGAATGTGGAGTTTTGTAATTTAGCCGTCATGTCGTACGACAGATATCTGGCCAtctgttgtcctctgcagtACAACACACGTATGACGGTGAACAGAGTGGCCCTGCTCATCGCTCTGATCTGGTTGTTCCCGTTTCTGGAAGTTGCCGTGATGATTTGTCTGAGTGCACCGTTGCAGTTGTgtggaaacatcatcaacaaaGTTTACTGTGATAATTACAATGTGGTCAAACTTGCCTGTTCTGACACCTCAGTCAACAACATCTACGGAATCATTTACTCCACAATCATCGTGGGTGGAGTCAtcttttcagtctttttcaCGTATGTGaagattttaaaaatctgtctCTCTGGTTCTAAGCAGACGAGACAAAAAGCCTTTAGCACGTGCACGCCTCACCTGGTGTCGCTGCTCAACTTCTGTTTCGGTGGCATGTTCGAGGTTTTTCAGAGCAGGTTCAACATGCGCAGCGTTCCTAACGCGCTGCGAGTCTTTTTATCCTTATACTGGATCACGTGTCAGCCGCTCTTCAGCCCCGTCATCTACGGACTGAACTTGACCAAAATACGCATCTTATGTAAAAGTCTGCTTGTTggtaaaatgtaa
- the LOC117772476 gene encoding olfactory receptor 49-like — translation MKRTRRTVRIMINATIVSYFTLAAYVDSGLLRYLFFMLVLSLYLLILCANVLLIVVICMNRSLHEPMYVFLCSLFVNELYGSTGLFPLLLVQILSDVHTVSRPLCFLQIFCLYSYACVEFFNLAVMSYDRYLAICCPLQYNTRMTHRKVTVLITLTWLSASVVCFIPIALTAPLHLCGNIINKVYCDNYYIVKLSCSDTSVNNVYGLAATSFTIVSPVSLIFFSYMRILKVCFSGSKQTRQKAVSTCTPHLLSLLNFSFGACFEIMQSRFNMNNIPNLLRIILSLYWLTCQPLFNPLMYGLNMSRIRIICKNLIFASTVFSPLNML, via the exons atgaaaagaacCAGGAGAACAGTG AGAATCATGATAAACGCCACCATTGTTTCTTACTTCACTCTGGCTGCTTATGTGGACTCTGGACTGTTGAGATACTTGTTCTTCATGCTGGTCCTGTCGTTGTACTTGTTGATCCTTTGTGCCAACGTGCTGCTGATTGTCGTTATCTGTATGAACAGAAGTCTACATGAACCTATGtacgtgtttctgtgcagcctgtttgtaaatgaactgtatgGTAGCACAGGGTTGTTTCCTTTGCTCCTGGTTCAGATTCTCTCAGACGTTCACACTGTTTCTcgtcctctttgtttcctgcagatctTCTGTCTTTATTCTTACGCTTGTGTGGAATTTTTTAATTTAGCCGTGATGTCTTATGACCGATATCTGGCCAtctgttgtcctctgcagtACAACACACGTATGACACATAGAAAGGTCACAGTGCTCATTACTCTCACATGGTTATCGGCCTCTGTTGTATGTTTTATTCCAATAGCATTGACTGCCCCTTTACATCTGTgtggaaacatcatcaacaagGTTTACTGTGATAATTATTATATCGTCAAACTGTCGTGTTCTGACACCTCAGTCAACAACGTCTACGGACTCGCTGCCACCTCTTTTACAATCGTATCTCCTGTGTCTCTGATATTTTTCTCCTACATGAGGATTCTAAAGGTTTGTTTCTCTGGTTCCaaacagacgagacaaaaaGCCGTCAGCACCTgcaccccccacctcctctctctgctcaacTTCTCCTTCGGGGCTTGTTTTGAAATCATGCAGAGCAGATTTAACATGAACAACATCCCCAACCTGTTGAGAATCATTTTATCTTTGTACTGGCTCACATGTCAGCCGCTCTTCAACCCCTTAATGTACGGACTCAACATGTCGAGGATCCGCATCATCTGTAAAAATCTCATCTTTGCTTCAACTGtcttttctcctttaaatatgTTGTGA
- the LOC117773057 gene encoding olfactory receptor 52K1-like: MQTLSDNVSSHHHFVLGGFNDLGALRPVLFLPFFVMLVVSLVANSLLLYVIMSQKSLHSPMYLLIAAMACVDLGLPLFFVPNMLLNFLFDWRGISLIGCLVQMFSVHFLGALQSTLLLCMAVDRYFAICTPLYYHKRTSVPRFLCFVIPLVVRNVLMVSLVVILAGNLSFCLSNVIGHCFCEHMALVELACGNTAANSIVGLISVSLIAVVDFFFIITSYVVIFSSVMRSGTSGVKALHTCVTHIVVMAVSLTIVLTAFLSYRIRNSLPASVRNFLSVMYLLFPSCFNPIIYGVRTSEIRRHIVNMLTLRRCVADLS; the protein is encoded by the coding sequence ATGCAGACGTTGAGCGATAACGTCTCTTCCCACCATCACTTCGTCCTCGGAGGCTTCAATGACCTCGGGGCGCTGAGGcccgtcctcttcctccctttcttcGTCATGTTGGTCGTGTCGCTGGTGGCgaactctctgctgctgtacGTCATCATGTCCCAGAAGAGCCTCCACTCCCCGATGTACCTCCTCATCGCCGCCATGGCGTGCGTGGACCTGGGCCTCCCGCTGTTCTTTGTCCCCAACATGCTGctgaacttcctgtttgacTGGCGGGGGatctctctgattggctgtctgGTCCAGATGTTCTCCGTCCACTTCCTCGGAGCTCTTCAGtccactctgctgctctgcatggCGGTGGACCGATACTTTGCCATTTGCACGCCGCTCTACTACCACAAACGAACGTCTGTACccaggtttctgtgttttgtaattCCTCTCGTGGTCAGAAACGTGCTCATGGTGTCGCTGGTCGTGATTCTGGCGGGAAACTTGTCCTTCTGCCTCAGTAACGTGATCGGTCACTGTTTCTGCGAGCACATGGCGCTGGTGGAGTTGGCGTGTGGCAACACGGCCGCCAACAGCATCGTGGGTTTGATCTCCGTGAGTCTGATTGCTGTGGTGgatttcttcttcatcatcacctcGTACGTGGTCATCTTCAGCTCCGTGATGCGTTCAGGGACATCAGGCGTTAAAGCTCTTCACACGTGTGTCACTCACATCGTGGTCATGGCCGTCAGCCTGACCATCGTCCTCACGGCCTTCCTGTCGTATCGCATCAGGAACAGTCTCCCTGCGTCAGTTCGCAACTTCTTGAGCGTCATGTATCTGCTCTTTCCGAGCTGCTTCAACCCGATCATCTACGGCGTCAGAACCTCGGAGATACGACGTCACATCGTCAACATGCTAACACTCCGTCGCTGCGTCGCAGATCTCAGCtaa
- the LOC117772475 gene encoding olfactory receptor 51E2-like, with protein MLDSSPSWNISHNTFVLRGFPELQRQRRLLALPFFASYVSVLLGNSVLVHVIRRVESLHSPMYLLICTLCVVDILVVTAIIPNTLLGLLFDWNEISLAGCLTQMFFTHFLSSVESTLLLAMALDRYVAICHPLRYADIIDSSMFVQLLLFTLVRSGSIMATLVGLAGSLWFCDSNVIRHCYCDHMALVSLACDNTQKNSTVGLVVIVCFAGVDISLIILSYMKILSVVLRAAAAGEDRWKAFHTCGTHLIVMMCFYLVGSVTFLSHNLNIHVPTEVNTFMGLVYILFPATVNPVIYGVRTKEIRKGFLRIFKLREKKLTETKVFPSGQRHT; from the coding sequence ATGTTGGATTCATCACCGAGTTGGAACATCTCCCACAACACCTTCGTGCTCCGAGGTTTTCCAGAGCTGCAGCGACAGCGCCGCCTGCTGGCGCTGCCCTTCTTTGCCTCGTATGTGTCCGTGCTGCTGGGAAACTCTGTGCTGGTGCACGTGATCCGTCGCGTTGAGAGTCTGCACAGCCCCATGTACCTGCTCATCTGCACGCTCTGCGTGGTCGACATCCTGGTGGTGACCGCCATCATCCCCAACACGCTGCTCGGCCTCCTGTTTGACTGGAACGAGATCTCATTGGCCGGCTGCCTGACTCAGATGTTCTtcactcacttcctgtcctcGGTGGAGTCAACGCTGCTGCTGGCGATGGCGTTGGACCGTTACGTGGCCATCTGTCACCCGCTGCGCTACGCTGACATCATTGACTCCTCTATGTtcgtgcagctgctgctcttcactCTGGTCCGCAGCGGCTCCATCATGGCGACGCTGGTCGGTTTGGCAGGTTCACTGTGGTTCTGCGACTCCAACGTCATCCGGCACTGCTACTGCGACCACATGGCGCTGGTGAGTCTGGCGTGCGACAACACGCAGAAAAACAGCACAGTGGGCCTCGTCGTGATCGTTTGCTTTGCGGGCGTCGACATTTCGCTCATCATCCTCTCCTACATGAAGATCCTGAGCGTGGTCTTACGAGCGGCGGCGGCCGGTGAGGACCGCTGGAAGGCGTTTCACACCTGCGGCACTCACCTGATCGTCATGATGTGTTTCTACCTGGTGGGCAGCGTCACCTTCCTTTCTCACAACCTCAACATCCACGTTCCCACGGAGGTCAACACCTTCATGGGACTCGTGTACATTCTGTTCCCTGCCACCGTCAACCCCGTCATCTACGGCGTTCGGACTAAAGAAATACGAAAAGGGTTTTTAAGGATTTTTaaactcagagaaaagaaactcaCGGAAACTAAAGTTTTTCCTTCAGGACAAAGACACACGTGA